The window GAGTTCTTCAGAACCTCGAAGGTTACGGGGTCGAGCGGGAGAGCTCCGGCCATGGTTCACTCCTTCACGCGGATGATGATGTTGAGATATTTGTCGACCTCGGCGGCGGCGCCGGGCGGCACCACGGTCGTCGCATCGAGCTGCTCGATGATCGCGGGGCCTTGAAAGGAGAAGCCGCAGGGCAGGTCGTCGCGCTGATAGACGGGCGTATCGAGCCCGCTGCCCTCGAACCAGACCCTGCGGCGGCCAACCGGCTCGGGGCTAGCGCCGGTCGGCTTGTGAACGGCAAATTCGGCCTTGGGAACCACTCCGACCGCCTTCAGATTGAGGCGGAAGAAGCTGACCGGCGCGCTGTCGCGGCGAAAATTGTATTCGCGCTGGTGCTCGGCGTGGAAGCTTTGCACCAGGTCGGCGATCGCGCCGATCGGCTGCGGCGCGTTCACTGCGAGCGAACGCCACTGGCCGCGGTACATCATGTCGATCGACCGCTGCAGCACGATATCCTTCTGCGTGACGCCCTCATGGGTCAGCCGCGCGAGCGCGGCCTTCTCAAGCTCGGCGAACTGCGCCTCGATCTCGCTGGCGTCTGCATCGGCCGCGTCGACCATGCAGCTCTGCGAGAAATCGTGCTGCATGTCGACGAGCAGGCATCCGAGCGCGGAGGTCACGCCGGGATTGGGCGGCACGATCACGACGGGAATCGACAACTCGCGCGCGACGTCGACGCCATGCAGGGCGCCGGCGCCGCCGAACGCCACCAGCGCAAAGTCGCGCGGGTCGTAGCCGCGACTGATCGAGATCAGCCGCACCGCATCCGACATGTTGGCATTGGCGACCTTGACGATCGCGTCTGCGGCCTCGTGCAGGCCGAGGCCGAACGGCTTGGCGACGCCGCTCTCGACGGCTTTCCGCGCGAGTTCGGGGTCGAGCTTCACCTTGCCGCCGGCGAGGTCGGTGCCGAGCCGACCCAGCGTCACGTTGGCGTCGGTGTTGGTCGGCTGGGTGTTGCCGTTGCCGTAGCAGGCCGGTCCCGGATAGGCCCCGGCCGATTGCGGGCCGTTGCGCAGGGAGCCGGCCGGATCGGTCCAGGCCAGCGAGCCGCCGCCGGCGCCGATGGTGAGCACCTCGATCGAAGCGAAGCGGATCGGATAGCCGAATTCGATGTGCCAGTCCTTGGTGACGCGCGAGCGGCCCTCATAGGCAAGCGACACGTCGGTGGACGTGCCGCCCATGTCGAGGCCGATCGAATTGGGAAAGCCGCAAAGGCCGGCGATATAGCGGCTGGCGATGGCGCCGGCGGCGATGCCGGAGCCGGCGAGGCGCGCCGCGAAGTCCTTGACACTTGCCGGCGTCATCACCCCGCCGCCGGTGTGCAGCAGCAGAAGATCGCGGGTGTAGCCCTCGTGCGCCAGGCGTTCGCCGAGCCGGCTCGTATAGTTGACGACCACCGGGCTCACGACGGCGTTGGCAACCGTGGTCGAGAACCGCTCGTGCTCGAAGATCTCGGGAAGCACCTGCGAGGAGATCGACACCGGAATGTCGGGCATCTCCGCCAGCAGGATGTCGCGCATCATGCGCTCATTGGCACCGTTGAGATAGGCGTTCATGAAGCAGACCGCGACCGCGGCGACGCCGCGACGCTTGAGGATGCGGGCGACGTCGTGCGCGGCTTCGACGTCGAGCGGTTCGATCACCTTGCCGCCGGCATCGACGCGCTCGGGCACGGTCAGGCGATCGCGCCGCGGCACGTAGGGCGGGACAACGTCCTTGTAAGTGTCCCAGAGGTCTTCCTTGTTGGCGCGCCTGATCTCGATGACGTCGCGGAACCCCTTGGTCGTGACCACGGCGGTGCGGGGCAGGCGGCGCGTGATCAGGGCGTTGGTGGCAACTGTCGTGCCGTGCGAGAACAGCGCCACCCTGGAGAGATCGATTCCGGCCTTGGACACGCCGCCCATGATGCCTTCGATCGGATCGCGCGTGGAGGAGGTCTTCTCGATGCGGATGAGGCCGGTCGTCTCGTCCATAATGCAGATGTCGGTGAACGTGCCCCCGACGTCGACAGCCACACGAAGGTCGTGCACCATGCGTCTTCCTTTCGAACAAGCGTTTCGCCGATCTTAGGCAGAGCGGCGGCCCCGGTTCTTGACGCTGAGCGCAGGAAGACTTGTGCGAGAGAGCGAACCGCATGACGGGCCATGCATGCCCGGACCGGCGGCGGGTTGCCCAGGAAGCGGTCAGCTAAACGGTCAGATGGGTGCAGTACCGAAGCCGTGTTCAGGCGTTGCCGCCGCGAGAGGTGGCGCGCGCCTCGCTCGGGGTGCAGCCGAACCGGCCGCGATAGTTGCGGCTGAATTGCGCCTGGTCGGCAAAGCCCCATTGGTAGGCGATTTCGGAGATGCTCTTGCGGCAGCTCGCGTCGCGCAGCAGGGCGTCGCACATCGATAGCCGCTGGTTGCGAATGTAGGCGCAGACGGTCAGACCCTCGCCCTCGAAGATCTGGTGCAGATAGCGCAGCGAAATGCCGCAGCCGTCGGCGACCATCTGCGGCGTGAGCCGCATGTCGTCGAGGCGGGCACGGATGAACTGCTCGCAACGCAGCAGATGGCCATTGCGCACCGAGGACGAGTGGCCGGTCAGCACGCGGTCGTCGGATTCGATGGCCATCGCAAGCAGCTCGATGAGGTGCTTGCCCATCATCGCGCGCGCCGTCTCGTCCATTTCCTCGATCCGCTCACCGGAGAGGCGCAGCGTGTCGACGAACAGCGCGCCGACGCTGCGGCTGGCGTCGAATTGCAATGTGGCGAGACGTTCGGGGCGGTTGATGCGGGCGCGCAGCACCGCGCTCGGGATCTTCAAACACCACAGCGCCGTCGGTTCCCGATGGCTGAACTCGTAGGGGAGGTGGCTGCGCTCGATCAGGAACGCGCCCGGCCGGCAATGCACGACCTTACCGTCCTGCTCGAAACGGATTTCGGCAAGTTCGGGCACCGTGATCAGGAAGGATTCCTCGCGCTCGTTCAGGAGGTGCCGCTCATGGCGCTTGTACAGCAGGCCGTTGGCGATGTTTCGCGAGACCGAGAGGGGACCCATCGACCAGGCGCCGAGGCGCGCATTGAAGTCGCGCGTGCTCGGGAAGCGCAGGTCGAGCGAGTAATAGGTCTTCGAGACGACCTCCTGCCAGTACTGGCGGCGGGTCTGCAACGGGATGTCGTTGGTCGTGTAGGTGACTTGCATGTCTCACTCCCCGCCGCCGGCTGTGCCTCCGGTCGTCGTGTCCCCGGCCAAAGTTTGGCGAGGACTGCCGGACGGCGTCAAGTCGAATAAAACGGAAACGGATATTCTAGATTTCGATCGCCTCCTCGGCCGGGTGCCGGTGATCCATGCTGAGAGGAGGCCGGGCCGGCCCCACGCCCGCAACCGCAAAGCGCATGAAATCGCGGAACGCCATCGCGGCTTCCGACGGCCTGGTGTCGCGCCGCCAGGCTAGACCGATATCCATGCTCGGCACCTCGTCCTCGATGACCCGGGTCTCGATCCGCTGTCCCTCCAGCGACCAGGGCCGGTAGATCAGGTCGGAGAGAATGGCGATCCCCATGCCGCCCGCGACCATGGAGCGCACGGCTTCGACCGAGGAGGTGCGGAAGATCGTGTTCGGTTCGAGCGAAGCGTTGCTCCAGTAGCGCATCGAGGTGTGCTTGGCCTCGTCGACGGTGAGCATGACGTAAGGATAGGTGGCGATCTCAGCGAGATGGACCCGCTCGGCGCGAGTCAGCGGATGCTCGGGCGCAAGCCAAAGGCGGCGCGGCGATCGCAGCAGCGTCTCGCTGGTGAGCTTAGCGTTGTCGCGCAGGTTCGAAACCAGCATCACCGCGAGATCGAGCGCGCCGTCGACGAGCGCGCGTTCGAGCACGTCACGCGGCGCCTCGAACAGCTCGATCGTGATGCCGGGAAAGCTTGCCTGGAAGCGCTTCTGGTGGCGCGGCAGGAAATAGCCCGACACGGTGTAGGTGACGCCGATGCGGACCGTCCCGAACAGCGGTCCCGCTGATATCTGCGTGTTCCGCACCGCTTCGGCGACGGCGGCGAGGATCTGACGGCCCTGGGACAGGAAGCGGCTGCCCTCCATGGTGACGGTCACGCCGTTCGGCGCGCGCTCCAGGAGGCGGGCGCAGACGGTCGCTTCGAGCTGTTGAATGGCCGCGGTGACCGCTGATTGCGAGACGTTGAGGTCGATGGCCGCCTGGCTGATGCGCCCGGTTTCGGCGGCGGCGACGAAGTAGCGGATCTGTTTCAGAGAAACGGACATCGCGGTTGTTCCGATGTTGCCTAACTCATGAGCGGTGTTTCTCAGCCCGGCTGCATTCGCTGCAACTCTCGTGCCGACAGGTGCAGAGCTCGCGGTGACGTCAATATCAGGCGCGAGAGGCCGCAACCGACGGCCTGAAGCCTGGAATACGCGCGGCCACCCCGATCGGTGGCCGCGGTCTTTGGCGGATAGGGGCAGCGGCTGTCGGCGGCTACGCCAGCGCGTTGTGCAGCTTGCCCAGCAATTCCGACCGGCTCTTGCGGGCCGCAAGCGCCTGGTTCATGTCGACCTTGACGAACTTCACCGGCGTGTTGGGCTGCAGCTGGCCGATCAGGTCCATATCCGCGGCGATGACGGTCCCGACCATGAAGTAGCCGCCGCCGGAGACTGCGTCACGATGCAGCACGATCGGTTCGGTGCCGCCGGGAACCTGGATCGAGCCGTAGGGATAGCAGGCATCGGTGATGTTGGACGGGTCGGAGCCGGCGCCGAACGGCGGTTCGCGCGGAACGAATTCGAGCGGCTTGCCGCCCTTGAAGCGGTAGCCGATCCGGTCGGCTTCCGGCGCCACCTTCCAGGTGTCGGAGAAGAAGCCGTTGCCGGCCGCCTCGGTGATGCGGTGCCAGTAGAGACCGGGCATGGCGCGCAGTTCCGTCGGCATTCCTGCCGGCTGCCCGCGCAAATCCCTGGCAACGGTGCGTCCATCCTTGCCCGTCGCGGCAGCACTGCCGATTGGCAGCTCGTCGCCGGCCTCGAGCTTGCGGCCCTTGAAGCCGCCGAGCGCGCCGAGCGCGTAGGTCGAGCGCGAGCCGAGGACGACGGGCACGTCGATGCCGCCGGCGACCGCGATGTAGCCGCGCGCACCCTGCTTGAGGAAGTCGAAGGAGAGGATCTGGCCGCGCTTCACCCTGAAGCTGGTCCAGGTTTCGCGCGGCTCGCCGTCGAGTTTCGGCGGCAGCTCCGCGCCGGTGACCGCGACGGTTGCGCCCTCGGTGAATTCGAGCTCGGGTCCCATGAACACGGCTTCGAGCACGGCAGCGCCTGCCTCGTTGCCGACCAGCAAATTGGCCGCGACCAGCGCATGACGGTCCATGGCGCCGGAGAGCGGGATGCCGATGTGATAATAGCCCGGACGTCCGAGATCCTGGACGGTGGTCGCAAGACCCGGCTTCAAAACCCTAACGGCCATGGAGAACTCCATCGAGCTTGGCGTTGTAGGCATCAACGTCGCGGTTGAACTCGGTCAGCGAGAACGAGACGTCGCGGATCACTGGCGCAAAACGGCCGGCGTCGACGTCGGCGACCGCTGCGTCGTAGGCCGCCCGGTCGATCGGCTTCCACTTCACGATGTCGCCTGGTTTGAACAGGCACATGAAGTCGCGCAAATAGCTGATGTTCTGGTTCGGATCATAGATCGGCATCGGCGTGATGCCGAACATCTGATAGCCGCCGGCGCCGCGTACCGAGTAGATGCAGCTGAAGCAGCCGCCATGTCCCACAGTGAGCTTCGGTGTGTCGGTGCGCGGGCGCAGATATTTCGGGGCCTGAAGCTGTCGCTTGCGCTCGACCATCTGGTAGAGGAAGGGCAGTCCGGCGACGAAGCCGACCATCGAGACGAACCAGGGCGCGCTGGAATGCGCCTTGATGAAGGCATCGACGCTATCGAGGCCGTTGATACGCGCGGCGTATTCGAGGTCGGTCCCGTTCGGGTCCTGGTGACGCTCGCGGAAGCGCATCAACGTCTCATGCGTCCAGGGGTCGTTATAGAGTACGGGAATCTCGATGATCCGCGTCTTGATCACCGGTTCCGATTTCTCGGATGCGGAATCCAGCCGCTTCAGTTCGGCCAGCAGATCGTCGGGCTTGATCTGATCCGGATCGAACTTGACCTGATAGGACGCGTTTGCCGGGCAGATCTCCGTGACGCCCTTGATCTTGGCGTCGCGCACCGCATTGGTGATGAAGAGGCTCTTGAAAAAGGCCTCGAGCGACATCGCTTCGCCGACCTCGGCGAAAATGTGCTCGTCGCCGCCGAAGGAAAATCGAGTTTGCATGACTAGCGGCCTCCTGTTGCTGACGGGGCGGATTCTCTTGCCATCATGGCGCGACCTTCACGGCTGATGGCGGCTGAGCGGTGGCAAGGCCGGCGGCATGGGACTCCAGCCACGGTTCGAGCCAAGCCGTATGGAAGCGCCCGGCCTTGACGTCGGCGTCGCGCGCTAGCGCCTGATGCAGGGGCTTTGTCGTGGAAATGCCCTCGACGCTGAGCTCGGCAAGCGCGCGCTCGAGTCGTCTGATCGCGCTCGGCCGATCCTTGTCGTGCACGATCAGCTTGCCGAGCAGGCTGTCGTAGAACGGAGGCACGGTGTAGCCCGCATAGAGCATGCTGTCGAAGCGCACACCGTCGCCGCCGGGTACGTTGAGCGCGCTCACCGTACCCGGATTGGGCAGGAAGTTCCTGGCGGGGTCTTCGGCGTTGATGCGGACCTCGATCGAATGACCGCTGACCCGCACTTCGTTCTGGCGAATGCGCAAGGGCTCACCGCCGGCGATCCGGATCATCTCGCGCACGAGGTCGATGCCGGTGACCATTTCGGTGACGGGATGCTCGACCTGGATGCGGGTGTTCATCTCGAGGAAGTAGAATTCGCCGGTCCTGTCGTCGTAGAGATATTCGAGCGTCCCGGCGCCACGGTAGTTGACCGCCTTGGCCAGCGCCACGGCCGACGTGCAGAGCTTTTCACGTACGGCCTGGGTGAGCGAGGGCGAGGGGGCTTCTTCCCAGACCTTCTGGCGCCGCCGCTGCAACGAGCATTCGCGCTCGAAGCAATGGATCACGTCGCGTCCATCGCCGAGCACCTGGACCTCGATGTGCCGCGCGCCTTCGATCAGCTTCTCGACGTAGAGCCCGCCGTCGCCGAAGGCCGCGAGCGCCTCGGCCTGCGCCTGCGGCATCAGATGATGAAATTCCTCGGCGGACCGTGCGATGCGAATGCCGCGCCCGCCGCCGCCCGCAGCGGCCTTGATCATCACCGGGAAACCGGTTTTCTCGACCAGCGCGAAAGCCGCATCCGCCGACTCCAGCCGCCCCTGGCTGCCGGGCACGGTCGGCACACCGGCCGAGGCGGCGGCCTCGCGCGCCGCGACCTTATCGCCCATCAGCCGGATCGATTGCGCAGTCGGGCCGACGAAGATCAATCCGGCTGCTTCCACCGCGGCCGCGAACTCGGCATTCTCGGCCAGGAAGCCGTAGCCGGGATGAATGGCGTCGGCACCGGTGCTCTGCGCCGCAGCGAGGATGGCCGCCTGGTTGAGATAGGATTTTGACGCCTGCGGCGGACCGATGTCGACCGCTTCGTCGGCGTGCCGGACCGCGAGCGAATCCTTGTCGGCCTTGCTGTAGACCTGGACCGTCGCAATGCCGAGATCGCGCGCTGCGCGGATGACGCGCACTGCGATCTCGCCACGGTTGGCTATGAGGAGCTTCTTGATCGCCATGGCTGGTCGGAGGCTCAAACGTCGATTTCGGCGATCGGCTGGCCGGCCATCACGGCATCCTCGTTCTCGGCCAGGAAGCGAACGATCTTGCCGGCGGCGCCGGCCTTCACCTCATTGAACGATTTCATCACCTCGATGAGCCCGATCGTGTCGCTCTCCGCGACGACGTCGCCGTCGTTCTTGTAGACCGGCTTGTCGGGGGCGGGCTTGCGGTAAAAGATGCCCGGGAGCGGCGAGAAGATCTGCTGCGTTGCCATGGTTTCCTCGTAAGTAGCTGGTTTTTTGCCGCGACGGCTCAGCGCGCGGTGAGATAGGGACGAACCGCTTCGCGGACGGCCTCCGCGATGGCGACGGCGTTCGGCGTGTCGGAGTGAATGCAGATCGAATCGGCGCCGACCACGATGTCGTTTCCCGCCACCGTGCGCGTCTTGCCCTCGTTGACGGCTCTCGCGCATCGGGTGGCGGCGTCGGCCGGATCCTTCGCCTCGTGCTCGCGCGTGATGATCAGGCTGCCGTCGGCATTGTAGTCGAGGTCGGCATAGTACTCGGCGACGAAGGCGTGGCCGCGGCGCTCGTAGACCTGCTGGTGCAGCGTTCCCTTCATGCCGAGCAGCGGCACCTTGTAGACATCGGCGGCATCAGCCACGGCTTCGGCGATGTCCTCGTTGCGCGACGCCATGCCATAGAGTGCGCCGTGCGGCTTGATATGATTGAGCGCCATGCCTTCGGCATCCAGGAACGCCTTGAGGGCGCCGATCTGGTAGAGCAGGCAGTTGGTCAGCTCCTCGCGGCCGATCTTCATCTCCCGGCGGCCAAATCCCTGCAGATCCGGCAACGAGGGATGCGCGCCG of the Bradyrhizobium quebecense genome contains:
- a CDS encoding helix-turn-helix domain-containing protein translates to MQVTYTTNDIPLQTRRQYWQEVVSKTYYSLDLRFPSTRDFNARLGAWSMGPLSVSRNIANGLLYKRHERHLLNEREESFLITVPELAEIRFEQDGKVVHCRPGAFLIERSHLPYEFSHREPTALWCLKIPSAVLRARINRPERLATLQFDASRSVGALFVDTLRLSGERIEEMDETARAMMGKHLIELLAMAIESDDRVLTGHSSSVRNGHLLRCEQFIRARLDDMRLTPQMVADGCGISLRYLHQIFEGEGLTVCAYIRNQRLSMCDALLRDASCRKSISEIAYQWGFADQAQFSRNYRGRFGCTPSEARATSRGGNA
- a CDS encoding biotin-dependent carboxyltransferase family protein, producing MAVRVLKPGLATTVQDLGRPGYYHIGIPLSGAMDRHALVAANLLVGNEAGAAVLEAVFMGPELEFTEGATVAVTGAELPPKLDGEPRETWTSFRVKRGQILSFDFLKQGARGYIAVAGGIDVPVVLGSRSTYALGALGGFKGRKLEAGDELPIGSAAATGKDGRTVARDLRGQPAGMPTELRAMPGLYWHRITEAAGNGFFSDTWKVAPEADRIGYRFKGGKPLEFVPREPPFGAGSDPSNITDACYPYGSIQVPGGTEPIVLHRDAVSGGGYFMVGTVIAADMDLIGQLQPNTPVKFVKVDMNQALAARKSRSELLGKLHNALA
- a CDS encoding 5-oxoprolinase subunit B family protein translates to MQTRFSFGGDEHIFAEVGEAMSLEAFFKSLFITNAVRDAKIKGVTEICPANASYQVKFDPDQIKPDDLLAELKRLDSASEKSEPVIKTRIIEIPVLYNDPWTHETLMRFRERHQDPNGTDLEYAARINGLDSVDAFIKAHSSAPWFVSMVGFVAGLPFLYQMVERKRQLQAPKYLRPRTDTPKLTVGHGGCFSCIYSVRGAGGYQMFGITPMPIYDPNQNISYLRDFMCLFKPGDIVKWKPIDRAAYDAAVADVDAGRFAPVIRDVSFSLTEFNRDVDAYNAKLDGVLHGR
- a CDS encoding hydantoinase/oxoprolinase family protein; this encodes MHDLRVAVDVGGTFTDICIMDETTGLIRIEKTSSTRDPIEGIMGGVSKAGIDLSRVALFSHGTTVATNALITRRLPRTAVVTTKGFRDVIEIRRANKEDLWDTYKDVVPPYVPRRDRLTVPERVDAGGKVIEPLDVEAAHDVARILKRRGVAAVAVCFMNAYLNGANERMMRDILLAEMPDIPVSISSQVLPEIFEHERFSTTVANAVVSPVVVNYTSRLGERLAHEGYTRDLLLLHTGGGVMTPASVKDFAARLAGSGIAAGAIASRYIAGLCGFPNSIGLDMGGTSTDVSLAYEGRSRVTKDWHIEFGYPIRFASIEVLTIGAGGGSLAWTDPAGSLRNGPQSAGAYPGPACYGNGNTQPTNTDANVTLGRLGTDLAGGKVKLDPELARKAVESGVAKPFGLGLHEAADAIVKVANANMSDAVRLISISRGYDPRDFALVAFGGAGALHGVDVARELSIPVVIVPPNPGVTSALGCLLVDMQHDFSQSCMVDAADADASEIEAQFAELEKAALARLTHEGVTQKDIVLQRSIDMMYRGQWRSLAVNAPQPIGAIADLVQSFHAEHQREYNFRRDSAPVSFFRLNLKAVGVVPKAEFAVHKPTGASPEPVGRRRVWFEGSGLDTPVYQRDDLPCGFSFQGPAIIEQLDATTVVPPGAAAEVDKYLNIIIRVKE
- a CDS encoding acetyl-CoA carboxylase, with product MATQQIFSPLPGIFYRKPAPDKPVYKNDGDVVAESDTIGLIEVMKSFNEVKAGAAGKIVRFLAENEDAVMAGQPIAEIDV
- a CDS encoding acetyl-CoA carboxylase biotin carboxylase subunit; protein product: MAIKKLLIANRGEIAVRVIRAARDLGIATVQVYSKADKDSLAVRHADEAVDIGPPQASKSYLNQAAILAAAQSTGADAIHPGYGFLAENAEFAAAVEAAGLIFVGPTAQSIRLMGDKVAAREAAASAGVPTVPGSQGRLESADAAFALVEKTGFPVMIKAAAGGGGRGIRIARSAEEFHHLMPQAQAEALAAFGDGGLYVEKLIEGARHIEVQVLGDGRDVIHCFERECSLQRRRQKVWEEAPSPSLTQAVREKLCTSAVALAKAVNYRGAGTLEYLYDDRTGEFYFLEMNTRIQVEHPVTEMVTGIDLVREMIRIAGGEPLRIRQNEVRVSGHSIEVRINAEDPARNFLPNPGTVSALNVPGGDGVRFDSMLYAGYTVPPFYDSLLGKLIVHDKDRPSAIRRLERALAELSVEGISTTKPLHQALARDADVKAGRFHTAWLEPWLESHAAGLATAQPPSAVKVAP
- a CDS encoding LysR family transcriptional regulator produces the protein MSVSLKQIRYFVAAAETGRISQAAIDLNVSQSAVTAAIQQLEATVCARLLERAPNGVTVTMEGSRFLSQGRQILAAVAEAVRNTQISAGPLFGTVRIGVTYTVSGYFLPRHQKRFQASFPGITIELFEAPRDVLERALVDGALDLAVMLVSNLRDNAKLTSETLLRSPRRLWLAPEHPLTRAERVHLAEIATYPYVMLTVDEAKHTSMRYWSNASLEPNTIFRTSSVEAVRSMVAGGMGIAILSDLIYRPWSLEGQRIETRVIEDEVPSMDIGLAWRRDTRPSEAAMAFRDFMRFAVAGVGPARPPLSMDHRHPAEEAIEI
- a CDS encoding LamB/YcsF family protein; the protein is MVVINCDMGEAYGLYKMGDDKALMPHIDVANVACGFHASDFNHMRKTVQLAKQFGVKVGAHPSLPDLQGFGRREMKIGREELTNCLLYQIGALKAFLDAEGMALNHIKPHGALYGMASRNEDIAEAVADAADVYKVPLLGMKGTLHQQVYERRGHAFVAEYYADLDYNADGSLIITREHEAKDPADAATRCARAVNEGKTRTVAGNDIVVGADSICIHSDTPNAVAIAEAVREAVRPYLTAR